TCCGTCAGGACGTCACCACCTGGACGGGGATGACCCCAGAGCGGCAGGCGCAGGTCATCGGGCGTCAGGCCGATGGCACCCGGGCCGACCTGCCTGCTGGGACCGGCGTCCCCGCTGAGGGAGCGTTCGCGGCGGACACCACGGTGCCGGGGGTGACCTCGCACGTGCGCAAGGCTGGCCCCCGCGGGGGAGAGGGGCAGGACAGTGTGCGCATCTTCCGTCGCGGCACCCCCTACATCGAGAATGCCATCGGCGCCGACGGGGCACTCACAGGGCAGCTCGAGCAGGGCCTGCACTTCGTCAGCTACCAGGCCAACCTCGACGACTTCGACACCATCCTTAACCGGTGGATGCTCAACCCGAACTTCCCCACGGCTGTCGGTGGTGCTGCCCCCGGGGTGGACCAACTGTTCGACGCACCAAAGCTGGCCACCATCGTCAAGGGCGGGTTCTACTTCGCCGTCCCCACAGGTGGCCCCTACATCGGTGCCGGACTGTTCAACGAGCCCGGGCACCACGCGCGGATCGCCGTCAAGCTCGTCGTCCAGAACACGGCTGGACAGGTTGTCCCCACCGCAGACCTACAGGGCGCCACCTTCGACATCGCCACCGCGACCATCGAGGCCACGGCGGACGGCTCGTCCCCCGTCGCCACCGTCTTGGAAACCCTGGTCACCAACGCCTCTGGTCACGCCATCTCAGGGCCGCTGCTGCTTGACCCGTCGCTGACCGTCACCCAAACCAAGGCGCCTGCGGGTGCACTTATCGCCGACCCCGCCGTCCAGACCGTGCCACTGACCTGTCGTTCGATCCAGGTCGAGTTCCGCGACAACCAAGACAGCTCGGGCGGACAGCCCCCCTACGGTGCACCCGCCTAGGGAAAGGCGAAGCGCTTGAGACAGGAGCGACCGTCATAGAGGGCCGTGCGGGAGGCCTGGCACCCGCAGAGACCAACCCCTGCCCACCGTCCGACCTCACACCCTCACCACCCACCACCCTCACCACAATCAGGAGCATCAAATGAGCCATGACAACCGCCGTCACGTTGTCCCCAACGACCAGGGGGGCTGGGACGTCGAAGCACCCGGTGCGTCCCGGGCCAGCGCGCACACCGA
This DNA window, taken from Dermatophilaceae bacterium Soc4.6, encodes the following:
- a CDS encoding Dyp-type peroxidase — its product is MSTHAPGVLPDHVSRDERASSWLIFCDLTVDSPASATLLPAWLQTVTTAVQTLTAGSSDGTDDADGEGSVGDIQPVATCTTAFGRTLIEKAGRSSVLPTGLLQLPAIGDGTLENHDVLFYVLSTSDAAVAQFLRELQVSLAGAGVGGQIRFERGYQRADKHETFGQRDGVRNIAPADRALVAFVGEDQPAEPAWAVGGSYLAYLKIRQDVTTWTGMTPERQAQVIGRQADGTRADLPAGTGVPAEGAFAADTTVPGVTSHVRKAGPRGGEGQDSVRIFRRGTPYIENAIGADGALTGQLEQGLHFVSYQANLDDFDTILNRWMLNPNFPTAVGGAAPGVDQLFDAPKLATIVKGGFYFAVPTGGPYIGAGLFNEPGHHARIAVKLVVQNTAGQVVPTADLQGATFDIATATIEATADGSSPVATVLETLVTNASGHAISGPLLLDPSLTVTQTKAPAGALIADPAVQTVPLTCRSIQVEFRDNQDSSGGQPPYGAPA